Proteins encoded by one window of bacterium:
- a CDS encoding ester cyclase codes for MDEKAIVRRFYEEVVNTGDVSKIPELVSEEYTEVMDGKRYPVGLQGAVSHALGVRQCYGDLHLTIDRQISEGEWVATCITARGTHKGEWIGIAPTGRQVAFTGVNVDRVVNGKIVEHGGAANMLGPLLEIGAIRVVGKE; via the coding sequence GTGGATGAAAAGGCAATCGTCCGCAGGTTCTACGAGGAAGTCGTAAACACGGGCGATGTCTCGAAGATCCCGGAATTGGTGTCAGAAGAATACACGGAAGTAATGGACGGCAAGCGGTATCCCGTTGGGCTTCAAGGAGCGGTGTCACACGCCCTCGGAGTTAGGCAGTGTTATGGCGACCTGCATCTCACGATTGATCGTCAGATATCAGAGGGCGAATGGGTCGCCACCTGCATTACCGCACGGGGCACGCACAAAGGGGAATGGATCGGCATTGCCCCGACGGGCCGTCAGGTCGCGTTCACCGGCGTGAATGTTGATCGCGTAGTGAACGGCAAGATCGTCGAGCATGGCGGGGCAGCGAACATGCTTGGCCCTCTGCTGGAAATCGGAGCAATCCGAGTCGTCGGCAAGGAATGA
- a CDS encoding DUF302 domain-containing protein yields the protein MKYYFSATTKIPFDDAIVKVTDELKKEGFGVLTDIDVKATLKKKLDVDFHRYRILGACNPPYAYQALQIEDKVGTMLPCNVIVQETDDGIVEVSAVDPVASMLAIENERLREVASEIQVKLKKVIASL from the coding sequence ATGAAATACTATTTCAGTGCCACGACGAAGATTCCGTTTGATGATGCCATTGTCAAAGTGACTGATGAGCTAAAGAAGGAAGGCTTTGGCGTGCTGACCGACATAGACGTCAAAGCAACATTGAAGAAGAAATTGGACGTCGATTTTCACAGATACCGAATATTGGGAGCGTGCAACCCACCATATGCCTATCAAGCACTGCAAATTGAAGACAAAGTAGGAACGATGCTGCCATGCAATGTTATTGTCCAAGAAACAGATGATGGCATCGTTGAGGTATCAGCTGTAGATCCTGTTGCCTCAATGTTGGCGATTGAGAATGAAAGATTAAGAGAAGTCGCTAGCGAGATACAGGTAAAGCTCAAGAAAGTTATAGCCAGTCTATGA
- a CDS encoding NUDIX domain-containing protein: MSTKRSAGILMYRRAGGALEVFLAHPGGPFWEGKDDGAWSIPKGEYEEGEEALAAARREFQEETGFPVDGAFIPLSPVRQPSGKLVSAWAVEGDCDPSLLTSNTFTMEWPPRSGRQAEFPEVDRGAWFGVAEARRKIMKGQLPLLEELCRLLGGC, encoded by the coding sequence ATGTCCACGAAGCGCAGCGCCGGCATCCTGATGTACCGCCGCGCCGGCGGTGCCCTGGAGGTGTTCCTGGCGCACCCGGGCGGGCCGTTCTGGGAGGGGAAGGACGACGGGGCGTGGTCCATCCCCAAGGGCGAGTACGAGGAAGGCGAGGAGGCGCTGGCCGCCGCGCGCCGGGAATTCCAGGAAGAGACGGGCTTCCCCGTGGACGGAGCGTTCATCCCGCTCTCCCCCGTGCGCCAGCCCAGCGGCAAGCTCGTCAGCGCCTGGGCGGTCGAGGGGGACTGCGACCCGTCGCTGCTCACGAGCAATACCTTCACGATGGAGTGGCCGCCGCGCTCCGGCAGGCAGGCGGAGTTCCCGGAGGTCGACCGCGGCGCGTGGTTCGGCGTCGCCGAGGCGCGGCGGAAGATCATGAAGGGCCAGCTGCCGCTGCTCGAGGAGCTGTGCCGGCTGCTTGGGGGGTGCTGA
- a CDS encoding response regulator: MNRTVVYIEDNEQNLYLVTYILEHSGYRVVGARDGREGIAAARSERPALVLLDIQLPVMDGYAVARKLRECPELAAVPIVALTSYAMAGDRERALAAGCTGYIEKPINPETFLAQIERHLGQAGAAAGAAP; encoded by the coding sequence GTGAACAGGACGGTTGTGTACATCGAAGACAACGAGCAGAATCTGTACCTCGTGACGTACATCCTCGAGCACAGCGGCTACCGGGTGGTCGGCGCGCGCGATGGCCGCGAGGGGATTGCGGCCGCGCGCAGCGAGCGGCCGGCGCTCGTGCTGCTCGACATCCAGCTCCCGGTGATGGACGGGTACGCCGTCGCGCGCAAGCTGCGCGAGTGCCCGGAGCTCGCGGCCGTGCCGATCGTCGCGCTGACCTCGTACGCGATGGCCGGGGACCGGGAGCGGGCCCTCGCGGCAGGGTGCACGGGGTACATCGAGAAGCCGATCAACCCCGAGACCTTCCTCGCGCAGATCGAGCGGCACCTCGGGCAGGCGGGCGCGGCGGCGGGGGCGGCGCCGTGA
- a CDS encoding ATP-binding protein: MTARHGRFCPHGALRRARVAFGAVALPALVLVLPAVLLLLAARPAAAAREVRVGVYENAPKIFTDKDGRPAGIFADVLEQIARTEGWELRYVSGTWAEGLQRLAHGQIDLMPDVAYTAEREQTYAFHRTPVLTAWSQVYARRGSGIQSVLDLNGKRVAALEQTIQLETFRRLANGFELKLTLVPVPDYETEFGMIASGTVDAGLTNRFYGLMNARRFGLEDTPIMFDPAPFFFAAPRGASQDLLDAIDRRLATMKADQGSAYYASLRRWTSEEVQFKVPAWLRTLGLAAGFGVAFVLALVIRSQRAAQTALRKEKAFADTIIDSVPGAFYVVDGAGRLVRWNRHLARFNDLSAGQLQGMDGLRHIRAEDRAIIQHSIKDALEAGEAMSEAWLTTRDGERAFLFTGRRIDGADGPLVVGSAIDITSRKQAEQELVRYKEHLEELVATRTASLQESNAKLQDEVGKRAAVERELRGALDDLEVAKEQAEAADRLKSAFLATMSHELRTPLNSIIGFTGILRQGLAGPLSDEQRKQLGMVQASADHLLALINDVLDLSKIEAGQLHVTAAPFDLQASVLRVVNTVRPLADRKGLELRVTIGEGVDGMVGDQRRVEQVLLNLLSNAVKYTETGRVAVDCSVADGVVRTTVTDTGIGIAAADMAKLFQPFQQLETGLTRRYEGTGLGLSICKRLVELLGGRIAATSEPGAGSAFTFTLPLGGRRS, encoded by the coding sequence TTGACCGCACGCCACGGCCGTTTCTGTCCGCACGGTGCGCTGCGACGCGCGCGCGTCGCCTTCGGGGCCGTCGCGCTGCCCGCCCTCGTGCTCGTCCTCCCGGCGGTGCTGCTCCTCCTGGCGGCCCGGCCCGCCGCCGCCGCGCGTGAGGTCCGGGTCGGCGTCTACGAGAACGCGCCGAAGATCTTCACGGACAAGGACGGAAGGCCCGCCGGGATCTTCGCCGACGTCCTCGAGCAGATCGCCCGCACCGAGGGCTGGGAGCTGCGCTACGTCTCCGGCACCTGGGCGGAGGGACTGCAGCGCCTTGCACACGGACAGATCGACCTCATGCCGGACGTGGCCTACACGGCCGAGCGCGAGCAGACCTACGCCTTCCACCGGACCCCCGTCCTCACCGCCTGGTCGCAGGTGTACGCCCGCCGGGGCAGCGGCATCCAGTCGGTGCTCGACCTCAACGGCAAGCGCGTCGCCGCGCTGGAGCAGACGATCCAGCTCGAGACCTTCCGGCGGCTGGCCAACGGCTTCGAGCTGAAGCTGACGCTGGTGCCCGTCCCGGACTACGAGACGGAGTTCGGGATGATCGCCTCGGGCACGGTCGACGCGGGCCTGACCAACCGCTTCTACGGGCTGATGAACGCGCGGCGGTTCGGCCTCGAGGACACCCCGATCATGTTCGACCCGGCGCCGTTCTTCTTCGCGGCGCCGCGGGGCGCCTCCCAGGACCTGCTGGATGCGATCGACCGCCGCCTCGCGACCATGAAGGCGGACCAGGGCTCGGCCTACTACGCGTCGCTCAGGCGCTGGACGTCGGAGGAGGTGCAGTTCAAGGTGCCGGCCTGGCTGCGCACCCTCGGTCTCGCGGCGGGCTTCGGCGTCGCGTTCGTGCTCGCGCTCGTGATCCGCAGCCAGCGCGCCGCCCAGACGGCGCTGCGCAAGGAGAAGGCGTTCGCGGACACGATCATCGACAGCGTGCCGGGGGCGTTCTACGTGGTCGACGGCGCCGGGAGGCTCGTCCGCTGGAACCGGCACCTGGCGAGGTTCAACGACCTGTCGGCCGGCCAGTTGCAGGGGATGGACGGGCTGCGCCACATCCGCGCCGAGGACCGCGCGATCATCCAGCATTCGATCAAGGACGCCCTCGAGGCCGGCGAGGCGATGTCGGAGGCCTGGCTCACCACGCGGGACGGGGAGCGCGCGTTCCTCTTCACGGGCCGGCGGATCGACGGCGCGGACGGCCCGCTGGTCGTCGGCAGCGCGATCGACATCACCTCGCGCAAGCAGGCCGAGCAGGAGCTGGTGCGGTACAAGGAGCACCTCGAGGAACTGGTGGCCACGCGCACCGCGAGCCTCCAGGAGAGCAACGCGAAGCTGCAGGACGAGGTCGGCAAGCGCGCCGCCGTGGAGCGCGAGCTGCGCGGGGCGCTCGACGACCTGGAGGTGGCCAAGGAGCAGGCGGAGGCGGCGGACCGCCTCAAGTCCGCCTTCCTGGCCACGATGTCCCACGAGCTGCGCACGCCGCTGAACTCGATCATCGGCTTCACGGGCATCCTGCGGCAGGGGCTGGCCGGGCCGCTGAGCGACGAGCAGCGCAAGCAGCTCGGGATGGTCCAGGCCAGCGCAGACCATCTCCTGGCGCTGATCAACGACGTGCTCGACCTCTCGAAGATCGAGGCCGGCCAGCTCCACGTGACGGCCGCGCCCTTCGACCTGCAGGCGTCGGTGCTGCGGGTGGTGAACACCGTCCGGCCGCTCGCGGATCGCAAGGGCCTGGAGCTGCGCGTCACGATCGGCGAGGGCGTCGACGGCATGGTCGGGGACCAGCGGCGCGTGGAGCAGGTGCTGCTCAACCTGCTGAGCAACGCCGTCAAGTACACGGAGACCGGCCGGGTGGCGGTGGACTGCTCGGTGGCCGACGGCGTCGTGCGCACCACGGTCACCGACACCGGAATCGGGATCGCCGCCGCCGACATGGCCAAGCTCTTCCAGCCGTTCCAGCAGCTGGAGACCGGGCTGACGCGGCGCTACGAGGGGACGGGGCTGGGCCTGTCGATCTGCAAGCGGCTGGTCGAGCTGCTGGGCGGGCGCATCGCGGCGACCAGCGAGCCAGGCGCGGGGAGCGCGTTCACGTTCACCCTGCCGCTCGGGGGAAGGAGATCGTGA
- a CDS encoding SRPBCC family protein, which yields MATNTIRLHRVLRARPERVYRAFLDADAMAKWLPPNGFSGKVHQLEPRVGGAHRMSFTNFTSGKSHSFGGTYLELVPNERIRYTDAFDDPNLPGEMQTTVTLKAVSVGTELNIVQEGVPDAIPPEACYLGWQESLALLAKLVEAEIPD from the coding sequence ATGGCGACGAACACGATCCGGCTTCACCGCGTCCTCCGTGCCAGGCCCGAGAGGGTCTACCGCGCGTTCCTCGATGCCGACGCGATGGCGAAATGGCTGCCGCCCAACGGCTTCAGCGGCAAGGTGCACCAGCTCGAGCCGAGGGTGGGCGGGGCCCACAGGATGTCGTTCACGAACTTCACCAGCGGGAAGAGCCACTCCTTCGGCGGAACGTATCTCGAACTCGTGCCGAACGAGCGCATCCGCTACACGGACGCCTTCGACGATCCCAACCTCCCCGGGGAGATGCAGACGACGGTGACCCTCAAAGCGGTGTCGGTCGGGACGGAATTGAACATCGTGCAGGAGGGCGTGCCGGACGCCATCCCGCCCGAGGCCTGCTATCTCGGCTGGCAGGAGTCGCTGGCGTTGCTGGCGAAGCTTGTCGAGGCCGAGATTCCGGACTAG
- a CDS encoding MarC family protein, whose amino-acid sequence MNEFWLCFVPLFAAVDAFGVLPLFIALTEGMDDERRRRVIMQSVVTAAIVAVAFLWAGPVLLRFLNISVPDFMIAGGVLLFAISLSDLLTGTKRQAEADPVSLGSVPIGVPLVTGPAVMTTCLLLATMYGRGITTAAVVVNIGLAGVVFLAAGPLAQVLGRNGMKTISKVTSLLLAAIGVMLIRRGLTAIL is encoded by the coding sequence ATGAACGAATTCTGGCTCTGTTTCGTGCCGCTGTTTGCCGCGGTGGACGCGTTCGGCGTGCTGCCCCTGTTCATCGCGCTCACGGAGGGAATGGACGATGAGCGGCGACGCAGGGTAATCATGCAGTCGGTCGTCACGGCGGCGATCGTCGCCGTGGCCTTCCTCTGGGCGGGGCCGGTCCTGCTGCGGTTTCTCAACATCTCCGTGCCCGACTTCATGATTGCCGGCGGCGTCCTCCTGTTTGCGATTTCCCTGAGCGACCTTCTCACCGGGACGAAGAGACAGGCGGAAGCGGATCCGGTCAGCCTGGGTTCCGTGCCGATTGGAGTACCCCTGGTCACCGGGCCCGCGGTGATGACGACGTGCCTGCTCCTCGCAACCATGTACGGGAGAGGCATCACCACTGCCGCGGTGGTCGTGAACATCGGCCTTGCCGGCGTCGTCTTCCTGGCGGCCGGTCCCCTTGCGCAGGTGTTGGGGCGCAACGGCATGAAGACGATCTCCAAGGTCACCAGTCTCCTTCTCGCCGCCATCGGGGTCATGCTGATCCGCAGGGGGCTGACGGCCATCCTCTGA
- a CDS encoding methyltransferase domain-containing protein, giving the protein MSHGDSHPAPVAAGKSSFDLIDAREFFARIGLREGDRVADLACGVGRYSVEIAKAVGARGVVYAVDLWDEGLETLRRRTVGEGIGNVRPLRGDITERIPLDDGSVDICLMATVLHDLPPERRGRALSEAARILRPGGTLVLVEFKKVDRGPGPPQRVRISEDEAQAMLATPALSADYVGSLGEFTYLLTARKAAAPG; this is encoded by the coding sequence ATGAGCCACGGCGATTCGCACCCGGCTCCGGTGGCGGCAGGCAAGAGCAGCTTCGACCTGATAGACGCGCGGGAGTTCTTCGCGCGGATCGGCCTGCGCGAGGGCGACCGCGTCGCGGACCTGGCCTGCGGCGTCGGCCGCTACAGCGTGGAGATCGCGAAGGCGGTCGGCGCGCGCGGCGTGGTCTACGCCGTGGATCTGTGGGACGAAGGGCTCGAGACCCTGCGGCGCCGGACGGTCGGGGAGGGGATCGGCAACGTCCGCCCTCTGCGCGGCGACATCACGGAGCGCATTCCGCTCGACGACGGCTCGGTGGATATCTGCCTCATGGCGACGGTGCTCCACGATCTTCCCCCGGAGCGGCGGGGCCGGGCCCTGTCGGAGGCCGCGCGGATCCTCCGGCCCGGAGGCACCCTCGTGCTGGTCGAGTTCAAGAAGGTCGATCGGGGGCCGGGGCCGCCGCAGCGCGTGCGCATCTCCGAAGACGAGGCGCAGGCCATGCTCGCGACTCCCGCCTTGTCGGCGGACTACGTCGGCAGCCTCGGCGAGTTCACCTACCTGCTGACGGCGCGCAAGGCCGCCGCACCGGGCTAG
- a CDS encoding CAP domain-containing protein produces the protein MAGRRKRIGLRAATLAVLAALVLGAAASRALGQSGARGAGAEGDDPLQAEAALAASINEFRAGNGLATLHIDDRLARASRRHAANMAGQGTLSHVLDGQGPGERALAEGFAGPVAENIAAGDEGTAPAFFDLWASSELHRANMLGTACRELGVGCARGVDGRLYCAAMFGGAR, from the coding sequence ATGGCAGGGAGACGGAAGCGGATCGGCCTGCGGGCAGCGACCCTCGCGGTCCTTGCCGCACTGGTCCTCGGCGCCGCGGCGAGCCGGGCCTTGGGGCAAAGCGGGGCGCGGGGCGCCGGCGCGGAAGGCGATGACCCGCTTCAGGCGGAGGCGGCGCTTGCGGCGTCCATCAACGAGTTCCGGGCGGGCAACGGTCTCGCCACCCTGCATATCGACGACCGGCTCGCCCGCGCCTCCCGCCGGCACGCCGCGAACATGGCGGGGCAGGGAACCCTGAGCCACGTGCTGGACGGGCAGGGCCCGGGTGAGCGCGCCCTGGCGGAGGGTTTCGCGGGCCCGGTCGCCGAGAACATCGCGGCGGGGGACGAGGGCACGGCGCCGGCGTTCTTCGATCTCTGGGCTTCATCGGAGCTGCACCGTGCCAACATGCTCGGGACGGCGTGCCGCGAGCTGGGCGTCGGTTGCGCGCGTGGCGTGGACGGCCGACTGTATTGCGCGGCCATGTTCGGTGGGGCGCGCTGA
- a CDS encoding flavodoxin family protein → MKVLLIHASPRRKGVTSTLLAEIEGAIGASHEVRSVRIQELSIKPCIGCMKCRPDKPCILPQDGAQSLAEDVRWADFIVIGCPVYWGNMPGTLKLFFDRNVPLFEYAEARAIRYIPKPRLRGKRAALVVSSVGPYPYNLLRSQSGGTVSALRTILKAGGVKIESVLNIPDSYNFEKRKERYLKRAREIAGRI, encoded by the coding sequence ATGAAAGTACTGCTCATCCACGCCAGCCCGCGACGAAAGGGCGTCACGTCGACCCTGCTCGCCGAGATCGAAGGCGCGATCGGCGCCTCGCACGAAGTTCGGTCGGTGCGCATCCAGGAGTTGAGCATCAAGCCGTGCATCGGCTGCATGAAGTGCCGTCCCGACAAGCCCTGCATCCTGCCGCAGGACGGGGCGCAGTCGCTCGCGGAGGACGTGCGATGGGCGGACTTCATCGTCATCGGCTGTCCGGTCTACTGGGGCAACATGCCCGGCACGCTGAAGCTGTTCTTCGACAGGAATGTGCCGCTGTTCGAGTACGCCGAGGCCAGGGCGATCCGCTACATCCCCAAGCCGCGGCTTCGCGGGAAGAGGGCGGCTCTCGTGGTCAGCAGCGTGGGCCCGTACCCGTACAATCTCTTGCGGTCACAGAGCGGCGGCACCGTCAGTGCGCTCCGGACGATTCTCAAGGCCGGAGGCGTCAAGATCGAGTCCGTGCTGAATATCCCTGATTCGTACAACTTCGAGAAGAGGAAGGAACGCTATCTCAAGAGGGCACGGGAGATCGCCGGGCGGATCTGA
- a CDS encoding class I SAM-dependent methyltransferase translates to MNLFSLSPLSRKARERRRIFSAIHATRAWGVSESASGPGSTRERAATFLPDLVAVIQSLRIHTLLDAPCGDFNWAAPVADSVSRYVGVDIVPALIAANRRHWSSPRRQFLCRDMCLDGLPAADVILCRDALVHLSERDIFAALDNLRRTGAEYLLATTFVGERGNRNIDTGGWRPLNMQSPPFSFPAPRALIDEGCSHTGGAYADKRLGLWRFEALPVTRPAA, encoded by the coding sequence ATGAACCTCTTCTCGCTGTCCCCGCTGTCCAGGAAGGCCCGCGAGAGGCGGCGCATCTTCAGTGCCATCCACGCCACTCGGGCCTGGGGGGTGAGCGAGTCAGCCTCAGGCCCGGGCTCAACTCGAGAGCGGGCCGCGACCTTCCTGCCGGATCTCGTCGCGGTGATTCAATCGCTTCGCATTCACACCCTTCTCGATGCCCCGTGCGGGGACTTCAACTGGGCCGCACCCGTGGCCGATTCCGTGAGCCGCTACGTTGGCGTCGACATCGTTCCCGCGCTCATCGCGGCGAATCGCCGCCACTGGTCTTCGCCGCGGCGTCAATTCCTCTGTCGCGACATGTGCCTGGACGGGCTGCCGGCCGCAGACGTGATCCTCTGTCGTGATGCGCTCGTTCATCTCAGTGAACGCGACATCTTCGCCGCCCTGGACAACCTCCGGCGAACAGGCGCGGAGTACCTGCTCGCGACCACCTTTGTCGGCGAGCGCGGCAATCGCAACATCGATACTGGCGGGTGGCGTCCGCTCAACATGCAGAGTCCTCCGTTCAGCTTTCCGGCACCACGTGCGCTCATCGACGAGGGATGCAGCCACACCGGCGGCGCATACGCTGACAAGCGTCTCGGGCTCTGGCGTTTCGAGGCTCTTCCAGTGACCCGTCCTGCCGCCTGA
- a CDS encoding alpha/beta hydrolase, with translation MKFSPTGLSTGATATLVVLLGTLVLLALGRSSIERRMLFYPTHRGDNNGWNRWMSNGQVIGFARTVASPKNVWLMLHGNAGQASDRGYALAHFSPEDAVYVLEYPGYGVRPGTPSRDAFDRAAGEAYQLLRQTYPRTPVCVASESIGSGPACVITRLSPPPDKMVLIVPFDRLSAVAEDHFPSFLVRLFLTDDWDNAQALAGYRGPVDIFGAESDTIIPVKHARALAAAVPQARLAIIPGGHNDWSSVGRVAIRNASGS, from the coding sequence ATGAAGTTCTCCCCCACGGGTCTCTCCACGGGCGCCACGGCGACGCTCGTGGTGCTGCTGGGCACCCTCGTCCTGCTGGCTCTCGGGCGGTCCTCGATCGAGCGAAGAATGCTGTTCTACCCCACGCACCGGGGCGACAACAACGGATGGAACCGCTGGATGAGCAACGGCCAGGTCATCGGTTTCGCGCGGACCGTCGCGTCGCCGAAGAACGTCTGGCTCATGCTCCACGGCAACGCCGGCCAGGCGTCCGACCGCGGCTATGCGCTGGCGCACTTCTCGCCCGAGGACGCGGTCTACGTCCTCGAGTATCCGGGGTATGGGGTGCGCCCGGGCACCCCGTCGCGCGATGCCTTCGACCGCGCCGCAGGCGAGGCCTACCAGCTTCTCAGGCAGACGTACCCGCGGACGCCGGTCTGCGTGGCGTCGGAGTCCATCGGGTCGGGCCCCGCCTGCGTGATCACGCGCCTCAGTCCGCCGCCGGACAAGATGGTCCTCATCGTCCCCTTCGACAGGTTGTCCGCGGTCGCCGAGGATCACTTCCCGTCGTTTCTCGTCCGGCTGTTTCTGACGGACGACTGGGACAATGCCCAGGCGCTTGCCGGCTACCGCGGGCCGGTGGACATCTTTGGCGCCGAATCCGACACGATCATCCCGGTCAAGCACGCCAGGGCGCTCGCCGCCGCCGTTCCCCAGGCACGACTGGCCATCATTCCCGGAGGCCACAACGACTGGTCCTCCGTGGGGCGCGTCGCGATACGGAACGCTTCGGGGTCGTAG
- the polX gene encoding DNA polymerase/3'-5' exonuclease PolX — translation MPVSNAEIAAMFAQIADLLEIQGENPFRVRAYRAAARTVGDLARGAAQMVGDGEDLAELPGIGKDLAGKIREAVERGTIGLLEELRRTMPGELGRLLEVAGLGPKRVQVLWKQLGITTLAELEAAAKAGKIRELPGLGEKTESAIVKDLGRVAASAGRTLRPVADEAAELLLRHLRGARGVACVEVAGSFRRGKETVGDLDVLASGSDPAALIERFAAYDGLERVTARGESKASARLRSGLQVDLRVIPKESYGAALHYFTGSKAHNIAVRTLGVKKGLKINEYGVFRGTRRIGGAEELDVFRAVGLPLIPPELREDRGEIAAARGGTLPKLVELRQIRGDLHAHTSRTDGRATLEEMAAAARSRGYEYLAITEHSRRITMSRGLDAAALRRRNREIDALNARLERFTVLKGIEVDILEDGSLDLPDAVLAELDVVVAAVHSYFNLPQRKQTERIVRALDNPHVHILAHPSGRIINERDAYELDLERVIEAAAERGRILELDAHPQRLDLDDVHCRLAKERAVKVAISTDAHAVEHLDFMRYGVGQARRGWLEAADVANTLGLAALRRLLKGA, via the coding sequence ATGCCCGTCTCGAACGCCGAGATCGCCGCGATGTTCGCGCAGATCGCCGACCTCCTCGAGATCCAGGGGGAGAACCCCTTCCGCGTGCGCGCCTACCGCGCAGCCGCCCGCACCGTCGGGGACCTCGCCCGCGGCGCGGCGCAGATGGTCGGCGACGGCGAGGACCTGGCGGAGCTGCCCGGCATCGGCAAGGACCTGGCCGGCAAGATCCGGGAGGCCGTGGAACGCGGCACGATCGGCCTGCTGGAGGAGCTGCGCCGCACGATGCCCGGCGAGCTGGGGCGGCTGCTCGAGGTCGCGGGACTCGGGCCCAAGCGCGTCCAGGTGCTCTGGAAGCAGCTGGGCATCACGACGCTCGCCGAGCTGGAGGCGGCGGCGAAGGCCGGGAAGATCCGGGAGCTGCCCGGCCTCGGCGAGAAGACCGAGAGCGCCATCGTCAAGGACCTCGGGCGCGTGGCGGCGTCCGCCGGGCGCACGCTGCGGCCGGTCGCGGACGAGGCCGCGGAACTGCTGCTGCGCCACCTGCGGGGCGCGCGCGGCGTCGCGTGCGTGGAGGTCGCGGGGAGCTTCCGGCGCGGCAAGGAGACCGTGGGCGACCTGGACGTGCTGGCCTCGGGCTCGGACCCGGCGGCGCTGATCGAGCGCTTCGCCGCGTACGACGGGCTGGAGCGGGTCACGGCGCGCGGCGAGAGCAAGGCGTCGGCGCGGCTGCGCTCGGGCCTGCAGGTCGATCTGCGCGTCATCCCGAAGGAGAGCTACGGCGCGGCGCTGCACTATTTCACGGGCTCGAAGGCGCACAACATCGCGGTGCGCACGCTCGGCGTGAAGAAGGGGCTCAAGATCAACGAGTACGGCGTCTTCCGCGGCACCCGGCGCATCGGCGGCGCGGAGGAGCTGGACGTCTTCCGCGCGGTCGGCCTGCCGCTTATCCCGCCGGAGCTGCGCGAGGACCGGGGCGAGATCGCGGCGGCGCGCGGCGGGACGCTGCCGAAGCTCGTGGAGCTGCGGCAGATCCGCGGCGACCTGCACGCGCACACCAGCCGCACGGACGGGCGGGCGACGCTCGAGGAGATGGCCGCGGCCGCCCGCTCGCGCGGCTACGAGTACCTGGCGATCACCGAGCACTCGCGGCGCATCACGATGTCGCGCGGCCTGGACGCGGCGGCGCTGCGCCGGCGCAACCGCGAGATCGACGCGCTCAACGCGCGGCTGGAGCGGTTCACCGTCCTCAAGGGGATCGAGGTCGACATCCTCGAGGACGGCTCGCTCGACCTGCCCGACGCGGTGCTGGCGGAGCTGGACGTCGTCGTGGCGGCGGTGCACTCGTACTTCAACCTGCCGCAGAGGAAGCAGACCGAGCGGATCGTGCGCGCGCTCGACAACCCGCACGTGCACATCCTGGCGCACCCCAGCGGGCGGATCATCAACGAGCGCGACGCCTACGAGCTCGACCTGGAGCGGGTCATCGAGGCGGCGGCCGAGCGCGGGCGCATCCTCGAGCTCGACGCCCACCCGCAGCGCCTCGACCTGGACGACGTGCACTGCCGGCTGGCGAAGGAGCGCGCCGTGAAGGTCGCGATCTCGACGGACGCGCACGCGGTCGAGCACCTGGACTTCATGCGCTACGGCGTCGGGCAGGCGCGCCGCGGGTGGCTGGAGGCGGCGGACGTCGCCAACACGCTGGGCCTGGCGGCGCTGAGGCGGCTGCTCAAGGGTGCGTAA